TGGCTTTATCACAAATTCCGGTAATACTTTGGTCGTCGTCTCAtttccaaacaacaacaacagcaacagctacGCTACTTGATCGTGTTGTAAATGTTGTCTTCCATCGGACTAGAAACGGCCGACGAGCAGCGGCTGcttgtgttgctgttgcagctgctgctactactgttactggtgttgatggtggtggtggtggtggtgttgataTTGCTTGCCCCTGCCGGATTCAGACTGACCGAACCGGCCGCCGCTACACTATCGCACGGCGGCACATTGATGCGTATGCTGACGAACCGTTTTTCCGGCCGCGGttgcacctgctgctgctgctgctgctgctgttggacaGTTTTCTTCGGCttcggtggtgctggtggtgtcgGTGAGGGACTGTTACCGCCATCGCTCGCACCCACGCCCGGATGTTCGGTACAAATCTCGGCGTAAATGCTTTCCGCCGGTACGGAGCAACTGTCCTGATCGGAGTCCCCTGCTTGCAGCACGATCGAATCCCGCACACTGCTGTACGGCAAATCGTCCAGTAGCGTCCTCTCGGCGACGGTTCCGCTGGCAGGTTCCCGTAGCGTGACAGCCttcggggtggtggtggtgcggcgCTTCTCCTTCCCAGCCGCTTCCTGCGCCTCTTCATCACAAACGCTGTTGATGTAGCGAAGGTCCTCAAAGGAAAGCACCACCTCGTCGTGGTTGTTCGCGCTGCTTCGGAAGCGGCTCTTTAGGGCGCTCTTTTTCCCACCACCCGACAACATCATCAGGTGGTGGTCACCCTGATTGCTCGATTGCGATCGGTGCCCATTGCTGGCGAGATGGAGCAGCTGCTGAATGCTGGAGGACGATTTGCTGTACTGCTTCGTCTTGACGTGAAACTCGTTGTACAGCTTCTGCGTCATGAACGACTGCTGGTTGGTGCTGTGGCGCAGCGGGAAGAATATGGTGTCCCCAAGCTCCGAAGCCGTCAGCTCGCTGGTAGCGTCGTCGTCCTCATCCTCGTGTGCACCGCCGGACGCATGATGGGGCGGTACCAGATCCGGCTTGCACTTCTGCTCGATGTGCTGCAACGAAAGACACTTTTCCCGTGCGCCAACGCTCGCCACCGAAGATGACGGGTCTTGGCTCACGATCGTACCATCGTCAAACGCGCTGCTGATCCGATCGGTGCTGGCAGCGCGTGACGATAGCGAAAGCATGCCGAGCGTACCGAACCGTTCCTGGATCAGCTTCGACATGTCCCGGTACCGATCGAGACTCGTGCGCTTATCCCACTCATCGTCCGCCGACACGGATTCGTTCGCACTCGATCGGCTGCCGAAGCCACGGAACCATCTGCTCGAGGACGATGTTGCGGTCGCTGCGGTCGTGCTCTTCGCCGGCTTGCCGCTCGGCGAGGCAAACACCTTCATCTTCTCGCTCCGGTAGCTCGGCATCGGCAGTGAGTGTGGCTCGTGGGTGCTTCCGCCCCCTTCCGACCGTCCGCCGAGCGTTCGATCGTCCACCACCAGACTGTGGTGTTGGTGGGCAGcggtgttgttggtggtttGGTGCAGCgaatggtgctggtggtgcagATGGTGGTGCTCTCGCCTGTCGTCCATTCCGCCGGCCCCACATTCCAGACTTTCCAGGTCATTTTTACTTAAAAATATGATGGAATCTTCCTTCTCGTGGCCGGACCCGTTGCGATCACTGCCACCACCGGACCCACCACCGCCAAACAGCCGGCCAAACCTTCGCAGCACATCGGACCCTCCGCTCTTTGATTCGTGCTGCTTGCCACCACCGCTGTTGCTCGACGATCCAAGCGAACTTGGaccggtcgtcgtcgtcgtcgtcgtcgtcgttgtgttAGAAGTCATGGTAAgggattgctgctgctgctgctgctgcccgaccGAAAGGGCCGTCATTTGCTGCAGCTCGATCGCGTTCGTTTCGTGGTCGACTATGCGCAGAAAGTTGTCGCAGTTAAACTGGCAGAACTTGAGCACCGTCTGCACGTTCGCGTTCAGGAACATGTGCTGCTCGTTCTCGAAGCCCATCGTACACTTGGCGAACTTCATCTGCGGCGTCAGGTGCAGCTTGGCCAGCGTCAGCGTCGTCGTGAGCTGCTGCTCGTCCAGTGGGCACGCAATTAGGAAGTTCTCCTCGCTGATCTTCGCGATCGTCACGTACTCTGTGTTTTGAGAAAGAGCGACCATTAAAAATAGGGCGTCCAGAACCGGAGCACGCTGCTGCACACTTACCAGGCACGGTGGAGGAGTGTGTCCCTGTTTGCGGCGAGATGAGCTTCAGGTTGAGCGGCAGGCACGGATCCGACTGCATGATGAACCCGATCCGATGCACACAGTCCCGGCTCAGCTGTTTCGGTTTGCGATGGGGCGACGACTGtgcgtgttgctgctgctggctggatTGATTCCCAGCGTTCGTGCCGGCGCTACTGCTGCTCGTGTTGTTCCCGTTCAGGCTGTGCAGTGGATGGTGATTGCCAAAGTTGCCGTGCTTCTGCAGTACCGGCGCACTGTGCTGTTCGATCTCGTAGAACTTGCCTTTGGCGGACAGCGACACGTAGAAGATCTGGAGATGGGTTTGAGGAAGCGAATTGGTCAAAGTGAACATGCCAAATTCGAGCGAACCGCACAATAACTTACCTGCCGATTGTCATCCAGCAGCTGCGCATACTTGCCCCGTTCCTTCTCGCGCCCCCCGACGTTACCGTTCCCAGCGCCCGACCCATCCTTGTGACTAGAGGGCGATGTGGCCGATTTGTGATCGCCGTCCTGGAAAACGGCCAGCAGCCGGTACACCTGCCCTGCCTTGGCCGTCGCCTTCACGTAGTGCGTTTTGTGGCTAAAGTTGTCTGTGTTTGAGCGTTGAGGAAAAACAACGTTAAGGCACACATCTTGAGGCGGGATTGTTTGCAATTGTCACTTACCGTGCGACTCGGTGTAGGCGGAAAGGCTGTCCAGCGACAGGAACTTGTACACCTGATCCCGCACCAGCTGCACGATCGTCGTGTAGACGGTGGCCGTCGGTGCGCCCTTGTCGTTGATGAACGAGAAGTACCCTGGATGGGaaagaaacacaacacacaaagaaaCCGTAAAGTACGACTGTCAATGGAGCTATGGAAAAAAGGGGGCTACTACCAGTACTACCCCAAAGTTCCCACATGCCGGACTAGCTTGATTATAGCTTTTCtatttccctttttgtttgcCACCACTGGTCACAGTTCCCAAGCTCCGACATTTGCATATCAGCGTGCATACGCTGGGTGAGGGGAGAAGCGAGAAGGGACCGTCATCCACCCGTGGAGGTCATTAAAATGTGACAGATAATGACAAAGAATGCATACGAAGGTCCCTGCTCTTGCCCCTTTTTTTGTGATGATGCACCGAGGCAATTGTTTTCTCGATTGAATTATTGTTCGGCGGTAGAATGTGGATGTGGACCAACCGACAAACCCCGTTGCATAACTCGATCGTGGGATCACGGGGAAGATCATGGGATAGCGCGTAAATGGCGGGTGTGTGCGATACAGGTTTTTCTGGCCTGCTACTGGctagctggctggctggcattTGTGGACCAACCAGAAGCACCTAAACCCTATTAACATGCAAACAAATGGTCTCTGTCAGAGGCAGCGCACGCTGATGAGCGTTTCTGGTAGCCGATCAAGATCATTCCCCTTGAGTGTGTGTAGGAGGTGGGATGTCCTCTCGTCAGACAGAAGCAGTAATTAGGTTAATGGTTGTCCGATTTGGACGGTGGATCGCTgctagcagtagcagcaaacgAGTTCGATTTGTCGACTgcttggtgctgctgccgccctAAAGAGGCCTATCCTGAGAGACCCTGAGATAGCTCCTCTTGTTTTCAGTAATGGTAATGTAAGCTTATTAAGCTCCGCAAGAAGCGCCTGTCAGCTTGTGGGTGGACGAACTTCTAATCCAACTATATCTCAGGGTGGGTTTCATTAAGATAGGCACGCTTTTTTAAATTGACTTTGATTGAAGTTCTACAAAAAAGTTCGtcttcatacaaacacaaaacaaaaaaacaacgcaaacCGTTGCTGCAAGTAAGCCGGTGGGAAACTGCATTGCATATTCCAAAACGGTCGGCGTTGGGGTTCCCATCACAACAAAGTCTCTTTTGCGGCAAGGGGATGTGACGGTCCGGTCTCTCGTGGGAATGCCTGTTGCATCGATTAAACTGCAGCTCTGTTTTTAATGATGTGTGGAAATTATAACCTTCTTGCTAACTacaaatagaagaaagtgTCGTAATTTTTCTTTCTATCATCAATCTGAGGGAAAATACGGAGATTTGTTGAGCAGAAATTAATAGCTTACTGGAACATGTGGAAAAGTACTGTGTTTAAAGGTAAGTAGTACTTTCGTTGTCAACTCGAGAATGGTTATATGAGATGAGTGTTTTAACGCCATTTTTATTAGCTCTTGATCAACCGGCATCTTCAGTGTATTCTTTAGAGCAGTTGGTAAGAGCAAGACTGAACGAAGCAGTTGTCATGATTTCAAATCTCGCGATGTAACAGAATTATGCTATCATTCAATGCAGATCTATTAGAGGCATATTCTATTGCAATGCCAAAATATATATCACCGTATGTTCTGTCTATGTAATCAAACATAAttcataaaaaattaaaattgtcccaggaaattaaaaaaaagtgcttCATTCTTGCTTAACTCAAACACTTCGTTTGGAGCTATGTGAAACCAAACACCGATTGTGATCTCATTCGCTCTTCTtctttactgctgctgctgctactcttCTCCGTTTCCCTCATATGTCGCCCAAAACTAATGGAGTATCGTGTGTCATTAAACGGGATCGATTGATCACGATAATCGCGTTACAcaaggcgcacacacacaccacatgcCCTTGAATATGAAACTGCATTTTCTGCTGTGCATTGTGTGCAGTGCAATGGTGTGAGCTAAGGAACCGAAACCGATCAAACACAAGCACCTTCTCCCCCCCTGTCCCGAGGTTCAAGTTCATATCCgctgtttgttgttaaaaTGCGGGTTTGTACGTTGCTCAATGAGACGACGCATCGGTCGGTGGTGTGCATTGTTTGCTGTTAGTAGCTGCGATGACGCATTCCTCCCTAATTTTATACCTTTACCAGGGGCCGAGCAGCCTTTGGATTGTAAGCGGAGCAGAAAGGCGGCCTTTGAATTCCAattaaaattctaaaaaaaGATAATCACCTCGATGGTTCTTGGGAGGGTGTTGAGACACACAATACGCTTTAACGACCCGGGAAGAGTTgggtataaaaaaaaagaatcctcAACGAGATGCAAGATCGCAAACGTTTGACAACGATCCACACACAAAGCTTCCCTACTCCCCCTGACAGCAACACATGCAGATTACTGCAGCCGATGCAGCACGCTGCTGTTGCTAGGCAACCGGTGCCGCCATGTTTGATTAATGATGACACGGCCTCAGCCCCAGCCACAGATTCTATTCTGATACAGTTCGTCCAACCACCAACCTCCCTTGTCTTCCCCACCCGAGCCCACCTTGTTGCGTTTGCTGATCTGTATTTTCTGCACTTTTTGGAGCGCCGCTTGCTGCTTGGCACAGCAGGTGGATCTAGCCTAGCAACGCAACGTATCGGAGGCGATGCGCGAGGCGATAATGCGCAATGCTAACGATAGAGTGTTTGACGTTGCACTTTTGCCCACCATCCTGCCGCGGCGTCAAACGGCACCGAGCTAACAATAAGGCGCAAAGACAGGAAAGGAAAGCGAAGCCGCCACACAAGCCAGAGCGCGCAAAGGCAATCTAAGTGATGGTGCACAACGCAACGGTATCACACACGCAGCAGAAAAAGAAGCAGCGTGGTATGCAATTTTCCCTCTTCCATTCgtgctgcccccccccccccctctctttTTCTCATCTGCTCTCCCTCTGTTtgcattcaattaaaaatgcatcGTCACACGGTAGGAGGGATTGTGTGGGAGGGTGCATGTTTGGTGGTTCGCTTTTTTACCTCTCCCAATATTATTTGCCTACGCATGCTGTTTTAGAACACATTCTTTACACGTGATCTTCTCTGTGGCATTGCTGGTAGGAGGGGAAGGGGGGCGGGGTGAGTTTGCTGTTGCGCTTGGAAGAGATGAATCAGCAAGCCCAACCCCCTCTCGTTGAAAAGAAAACCCACGGCCAAAGGAAAGCCATGCACACAGATTGATTGGTACGGGGCGATAGTGTTGGGAGAGTGTTGTGCGCATATTAGCATGATTGGTATCTATCGTTCGAGTTTGCGTTCCATTGCACCATCCCACCAGCCCCTCCTCTTCCTTCGATTGTGCATCgccgagagagaaagagagaggaaggCGGAGGCAATTGTTTGCCACCCTCAACGGGCGGTCGGTGAAATAATGTAATTTTCATTGCCAATCTTGCAGAAGAAAAGGCAAAGCCAGCAACAAACACCCACATGCCTGGAGCCCTCTCACCGTTTCTGCTGCCCCTTTCCTTCTCTTCCTCCGCTTTCAAGCGGAATTATGCAAATGCTATCGACGCCGGCGTGTGGTGCGCTCCGGCCGGGCGGACGGGAACTGTAGCGCGAAGCGTAGAAAATTATTGCGCGAACGAAACCATTTGCCAGGTTACGCGTCGGAAGCTCGCGCGTGGAGCTTTTTTAGGGTGTCTGTGTGGGTGGGTATTGGGAGGGGACGTTTTGGGGTTTGTGTGTATCCCGACCGGTGCGTTcgcgtgcaaaaaaaaggtgcgAAGAATGGCAGCATGATAGATCGCTTGCGTTAATCAGCTGGGAGCGTTTGAGGAGAGAGAAGAGTGGTTGTTTTCACTTTGAATGAGAAAACGAGAGGAATAGAGCGTCTTTTCGTAATTCAAATTGCAATACTTTAGTAAAGACAcaaaatttccaaaaaaacGGACCCAAATACACAGACTTTGCGGCCCTTTTGAAGCGGATCGTCTTTGTCGTCCGATCGTGCAACAAATTATCATACGAGCAGTTAAAACTATTTAGCGTGACCAACGACTTATGGAGGAAATTccttttttgtggttgttgaAACACTTAAACTCAATTAAGTTGATTGAAGCGGACAGCGGCGCCAACTTTCTCCCGAACAGCACATCACATTAACATTTAAGGTTAAGAGCACATCACAGTGCGCATTAAAGCTCAATCCGCGCTCGCCTGTAATTGACACCCAAAACTCCCGAAAGACATTCTTAACGCTGCGTAGTGACTTACCGGGAAAATCGTGCGGTATCTTGTAGCCCTTTTTCCGGCTGGTGCCCGCCTTCGTGTTGAAGACGTGGTAACTTCGATAGCCGCGCATGTACCGGTACAGCAGAAACAGATCGCCGCCGATCGGGCCGCCCTGTCCTGCCTTTCCCTTCTTGCCCTTGCCCTTCGAGCCGCTGGTCGGCCGCTCCGCCGTGCTGCTCGATTCGGCCGAACTGGACGACGTCATCGTCTGGTCGCCCTGATGGCCACTGCCCGCTGCCGGCGAgacggacgacgacgatgaggagGAGGTGTACGACAGCCGGATGACGCGCGGCAGCGAGAAGCGCTCGAGAAACTGTTCCGCAAACAGTGGCTCCGTGGTGGACTCGCTCGAGCTCAGCTTGGAGCCTTTGCTTTCGCCCGTCGAACAGTCGCCTCCTCCTccgcctccaccaccacccccagaGGACAGTGAGTTCAGCTTGTAGCGGGCGCGCTGCCGGAGCAGGGCCGCATTTTCCAGCTCGTTGCGCCGTGCCATTCGCGCGTTTTCAAACTCCGCCACCGAGAACATGTTGGCGCTAGTGTCGTGCGAGTTGAAGCGTCGCAGCTTCGGTTTGTTGCCTTCGCGGCCACTCCCCGGGGCTAGGATCTGCAGCGGTAGGTTCGTTTGCGAGTTGAAGGTGGATCCGGCGCCGAGCGAATTTCCACCCGCGGGAGCGCCACCAGTACCGGCACCAAcacccgcaccaccaccaccaccaccaccgaccgcTAGGTTCATGTTGTGTCCGATCTTGGCCAGCAGGAACATGGGGTTTTGCTTCAGCAGCTTGCTGGCCGCTTTCGACTGCTTGCTGGTGATGGCACCGCCGGCCGCCAGCTGCTGgagttgttgctgctgcagctgggccTGGTGCTGCTGGAGTTGCTTCTGCTGGGCGGCGGTCGGTTTGGGCATGTGCGGGCTCGACTCGATCAGCCAGTTCGCCAGGTGGCGCTGCCGCTCGTACTCGATGCTGGCGCGCTGCTGCATGTCGGTCATCTTGAGTGCGTCGGTCATGATCAGTACTGCATGGGGAGAGAGGGCACGAGTAGAAGAGAATGGAAAATCGTTAATACACTCACGTTTACACCATTTGCCACGCCGTCACGGGTGGAAAAACATTAATAAGTTCTGTCTCCTTTATCTATTTCCTGCACTTTCTTCGACCCCCGGGCGGGGCACTATGGCGCATTCGGTGGACAAGAGTTCAATGGAGAACTAAATTCAATGGACCAGAGTTTAAGGAGTTCCTCCTAAGGAGGAGCGAACGGGTTTCAGGTTAAAAAGATGCTTTGAGTTGTTGTAAGTGAGTTacataaaatgtttaaaatatttccttTGCTTTTTGCTAACTAACCtactaaaatataaaacattgcTCTCGAATATATACAACTTGAATAGCAAACAGGAACAGTTTCTGTCTTGCTGTTCCTTGCATTGGTGCCCTCTCAACTTTCACAAATGACTCTATTCcaaacacccaaacaaaagaaagtaaaacgaaaccaaacTCGTGCACTCTCCGCCACTAGAGCAACCAGCGAGCTGTGCATTAGTTGGTCCGACCTGTTTTCCAGCAAGGACCAAATGTGCCCTCTGGCCATCGGCCTGGTGGTGTGtaataaattgtttgaaatttattaaaatatattcacGCCACACCCTATACAATTGCTTGGTTTGGTTCCGCATGGAACGATCACGCCGGAGTGTGATTTTGATTCTAAGATTTGCGCAAATTCGCTCAACGCCCCCCTACTCTCCCCAGAGAAAGTGATCGAAATGGTGAGATACTGCACCAAAGAACTGTGGAACTGGCTGTGTTTGCATCAGTGTCATATTTCGCCTTCGGTGGGCCAAACCCACGCAACGACAGAACACGCCTTGCGCAAAAAAGCGCAACCGTGAAGTGAATCTGAAACCAAAACGGACCCCAGAGGGCCCTATTTTTAGATGCACTCTCTACCTCTCCTCTTGCTGGAGATGCTGCATTGCTCCCCCGAGGATGGAAGTAAAACTAGAAAATAATTCAATCCCCAATTAGGCGCTGTCGGCGGTTATGCGATGGAATTGAGCCGTCACGTTTTATGTTTGCCATTTTCACCGGTCTGGTTGGGCAttgaagagtgtgtgtgtgtgtatgggagGCTGCCACAGAAGGGGCGAAATTCACTTATCGTTGGAACGATATTTTTGTGCTCAGCAAAGCCGGGAGTTCTAGGGTTgcttgagtttttttttatcttttttgtaGTCATATCTTAGATACAGAGTCACAGAGTACGGACAATTGGAGCTTGTGGAGTTTATCATGTAAGCCTAAACACTTGCATTTATCAACTACATCAAAGTACATGAACTATTTATTGTTTCCTCACACTTTGTATCACCGGTTGCGACGGCCTTGAAGAAGGACGCATGCTGCTTCTTTTGCTTTGATTCAAGATTCACCAACAGTAACACGGGCATGGTCGCTTAAGCGGGCGCTGGGCTGGGCGCCTTGgacacaacaccacacactgTACACACCACGAACTCACCAGCGCAACTGACTGACCGTAGACCCTTCCCGAACCGATGCCTGGCGATGAAGCCCAAAACGGTCCGGAAAgcttcttgttttgctttcgtttgcaAATTT
This sequence is a window from Anopheles merus strain MAF chromosome 3R, AmerM5.1, whole genome shotgun sequence. Protein-coding genes within it:
- the LOC121596048 gene encoding uncharacterized protein LOC121596048; the protein is MPVLLLVNLESKQKKQHASFFKAVATGDTKLLIMTDALKMTDMQQRASIEYERQRHLANWLIESSPHMPKPTAAQQKQLQQHQAQLQQQQLQQLAAGGAITSKQSKAASKLLKQNPMFLLAKIGHNMNLAVGGGGGGGAGVGAGTGGAPAGGNSLGAGSTFNSQTNLPLQILAPGSGREGNKPKLRRFNSHDTSANMFSVAEFENARMARRNELENAALLRQRARYKLNSLSSGGGGGGGGGGDCSTGESKGSKLSSSESTTEPLFAEQFLERFSLPRVIRLSYTSSSSSSSVSPAAGSGHQGDQTMTSSSSAESSSTAERPTSGSKGKGKKGKAGQGGPIGGDLFLLYRYMRGYRSYHVFNTKAGTSRKKGYKIPHDFPGYFSFINDKGAPTATVYTTIVQLVRDQVYKFLSLDSLSAYTESHDNFSHKTHYVKATAKAGQVYRLLAVFQDGDHKSATSPSSHKDGSGAGNGNVGGREKERGKYAQLLDDNRQIFYVSLSAKGKFYEIEQHSAPVLQKHGNFGNHHPLHSLNGNNTSSSSAGTNAGNQSSQQQQHAQSSPHRKPKQLSRDCVHRIGFIMQSDPCLPLNLKLISPQTGTHSSTVPEYVTIAKISEENFLIACPLDEQQLTTTLTLAKLHLTPQMKFAKCTMGFENEQHMFLNANVQTVLKFCQFNCDNFLRIVDHETNAIELQQMTALSVGQQQQQQQSLTMTSNTTTTTTTTTTGPSSLGSSSNSGGGKQHESKSGGSDVLRRFGRLFGGGGSGGGSDRNGSGHEKEDSIIFLSKNDLESLECGAGGMDDRREHHHLHHQHHSLHQTTNNTAAHQHHSLVVDDRTLGGRSEGGGSTHEPHSLPMPSYRSEKMKVFASPSGKPAKSTTAATATSSSSRWFRGFGSRSSANESVSADDEWDKRTSLDRYRDMSKLIQERFGTLGMLSLSSRAASTDRISSAFDDGTIVSQDPSSSVASVGAREKCLSLQHIEQKCKPDLVPPHHASGGAHEDEDDDATSELTASELGDTIFFPLRHSTNQQSFMTQKLYNEFHVKTKQYSKSSSSIQQLLHLASNGHRSQSSNQGDHHLMMLSGGGKKSALKSRFRSSANNHDEVVLSFEDLRYINSVCDEEAQEAAGKEKRRTTTTPKAVTLREPASGTVAERTLLDDLPYSSVRDSIVLQAGDSDQDSCSVPAESIYAEICTEHPGVGASDGGNSPSPTPPAPPKPKKTVQQQQQQQQQVQPRPEKRFVSIRINVPPCDSVAAAGSVSLNPAGASNINTTTTTTINTSNSSSSSCNSNTSSRCSSAVSSPMEDNIYNTIK